The genomic stretch ATGATCTTATCTATACACATGGAATCCAACAAccaatttttccttttccatgcgTGTGGATCAGTCTTGACGAGAATAGCTCTTGTATAAAAACTTGATTTCCTCTTGACACTTCTAGACATCATTTCCCCACCTCTAACTACAAATAACTTAAAGACATATTAGTTGAGTGGTGCATGGGAAATATTACAATTTCGTCTGTGTTATTCTgtatttttttgaagaaatgtaAAAGACAATTATTTGTGGGATTACATCATAAGATAGCGCTTTGTTGAGTCTAACTCTATCTTCACAGAATATAGGGTAGATATGCCATTTAattgagagaggagagagatagacccaAGGAAGCACTAGCATGCGTTGAGCTCCGGGACAAagtttatttttcctttacatTTCTTCATGTTTACATTCAATTGGACGGAACACAATGAAATATACCATTTTGGCCGCTTTACAGTGGGAAAGGTTTCCTCCAATGCCCATGTGCATTTTTTGGCATTGGAAGGGGGTATTTTGAGAAACCAATCAACCAATCAATTACGGAGTATTTAGGACAATTTGAAGGGATGTGCTACAATAATATGGGGagagataggggtgtcaacctgTCAGGCCGGGCGAGTCTCGGTCAGGCCTAATCtggcttgaccacttgaaagccttgcaccgtgaatgcccatttaagtaaacgggtctagctttgggggacatggtatggtttataatcgggccgGTCAATGTCGGTCTTTTATCGGGCTTCCTTAAAAGGGTCTTAACCGGGTTGCGGaactatttaagtctaaacgggctttaaacgtgcTTACCCTAAAATTCTATTCTATAAGTGGGTTGAGACTATGGttgttcttttaaaaaaagaagaagagattatgaccattacaacttacaaaataaaacttaattaaatcaaatcctactacaaagcaaagggtaagaaagcttaattagtttcttactagtaatggcaaaataggaattttgtgTGGTATTAAAGAGGgtcgggctgggttgggctacAACGAGTCTGTTCAGGTCGGGCATATAAACATGTCGGTTAGGTCAGGCACCCAACGGGCTAACTACCTACACACTATACCGTGAATGCctgtttaataaacatgttggactcaagcctgacatgtttattaatcgaaTCGATCTAGGTCAGGCCATAAATGTGTTGGACTTGGTCAGGCCTACCAGTGCGGGCCCTAAGTGGAGATAAGCACTTTGGGTTTTAAGCCTGGTATTTAGGACATTTTGAAGGGAAAGTGTGCTACAATAATATGGGTGGAGATGAGCACTTTAGGTTTTAAGCTGACGTTTTTATAATATGCCCATCCCACAAGGCAAATCCATAAATGGGGCAGGATTGAGCTAATGTATTTTCAGCTAAATCCCAAGTATCCAACCCTATCCTGAAAGATTGATACCAAACCCTACCAGTAGGTGTGGGAAAAGCATACCCTGTTTTATCTTATTCTACTGGCATAACCCATGTTAGCTGTTGGTCGTTTGTATCTTTTCCCCCTAGAGGTCTTGCCTAAGCAACCCCTCCTTCCCTTGATTCAGCAATTATGGGTTTTCATTCCAtgtgaaaacaagaaaaagactccatttttttttttctctcaaaactTTTGTTAGAAGAAATCTGCTGAGAGTATTCggcagagaaagagagatacaAAATGgtaaagagagagatggggacCGAGTGGGTCCTCCATGTACCTCAGTGGAGCAGATTAATCTTCCTAGCAAGCTGCAATGTCAAGCAAAGTAGCCTCTCAAATCTCATGCCCACCCACcaggagaaaaagaggaagaagaaggaaaaagcaGAAGAGATTTtgaaaaggggagaaaaaaagtgTCCATAGCATCATCATCACAGCATCAATTCATCTTTCCTCTTCATTCAATCACACTTCATACCCACTACCGGCCAGCACCAACTCCTAaggttgcagcagcagcagcaccaccaccaccaccaccattcaacagtaagtctctctctctctctctctctctttctctctctctctctctctctgcaactcTTGTTCAGTCTCAaagcttttccatttttttttctttacttgaaTTGAACTTTGTTTCTTTAGCAATTTACAATAGGAAAATCAAATACAGAGAGATTCTATTATTCAGTCTAAGTCTTTGAAATTCCTCTGTTCTTATTCTGGGTTTCCTTCATTTTTAGGAACTTGCTTAGTCATCTGAAGAATATAGAAGAAAGTTGAAAGGGAATTTTCAGGGGACCTGACAACAATATACTGCATAATTACTTTGTTTAGGATGGAATCTTTTAATGAAACATCTGGGTTCCGTTACAATCCTAGCTCTGAAGCAATGGTAGACCTAGATGGAGATAGGGAGTTCTCTGGCCTTCTTGAGATATTTGTTCATCATGCCAGGAACATACACAACATTTGTATCTATAACAAACAAGATGTGTATGCAAAATTTTCCCTTACTTACAGTCCTGATGAGACACTGTCAACTAGGATCATAAATGGAGGTGGGAAGAACCCTGAATTCAATGAAAATTTGAGGATGAAAATAACCCAACTGGATGCAGTCCTCAAATGTGAGATTTGGATGCTCAGTAGAGCCAGGAATTATATGGAAGACCAGTTGTTGGGATTTACCCTTGTCCCAATGTCGTTGGTGGCAGGGAAAGGTAAGGTGTCCCAAGATTTCACCCTTTCCTCCACTGATCTCTTCCATTCACCGGCTGGAACTGTCAAGATGACTCTGTTTCTTGACACATCTCTGCCTGTTAATTCGTCTGCCAAGTCCTTCTCTGATTCACCTACTAATTCATCCATAAGTTCAGAGGTTGTGTTATTGGATCCCAAGAATTCTGAGGAATTGGACCCAGTTGAATATGGGAGAATTGAATTTCCTGATATCAATGTGgtgaaggagaatcagaagatgGTTTCTGAGTATTTCAACATAGCAGATCATAGTGCTGCTTCAAGGCTTAGTGTGGTAGGACCTGCTTCCTTTCTTCATCTTGGTGCTTGTAGTGAGTCGGTAGATGACTATGACATGACTGTAAATTCTTCAGAGGAGAATTATGGTGGATCCATTTCTCCAAGTGGAAGCAAACAAAATTCCGGTTTCTTTTCAACGACAACCAGCTTAAGTGACGACAGGAACTCAGTTGACTCAATGGAGAAAAAGAGTCATGTTGCCAGTGATATACCTAATTCAAATGTTGAGGCTCATCAGATCTCCCGGGCTTCTCCGGATACGCCAACGTCGAAGAAAGGGATTGATAGAGAGGAGAAAGAGGCCAGTTTCACAAGCAAGGAAGAGGAGGATGGATCCAAAGATAATCTGCATCCTGTGGAGTTGGGTCCAGCTTTTACAGCTCCACTTGGGAACATCAACCTCGAGGCTGAGCAGAATGCAATGCAGAGGCAGATAGTTGATATGTATATGAGAAGCATGCAACAGTTTACAGAATCATTGGAAAAGATGAAGCTCCCAATGGATCTTGATAAACTGGAACCTGACAAGAATGGTGTTGTTATTCATACTCATAACAAGAATCTGGAAAccgataaaaagaaaaaggatggcTCAAGGGTATTCTATGGTAGCAGAGCTTTCTTCTAAATGGTATGTTTTACAAAGTTCATGGAATTCCTACAAGCACTGGAGAGTTTAATTTCagtaattttgattttctttgatATTTAGGTTCTTTACTAATGTTACAGGGTCGAAAGCATTAAGTCCTCTATCGACCTCTTCATTGCGGCTTACCAGTCTTCTTACGCTTTTCTCTCTGTGGCATTACCAAcggaaaaagagtaagaaaaagaagatgagaaatgtATAATCATGTGCATACAAAAGCACGGTTTTCTGTCTTGGTAATCCACGTATCTGTTCAACTATTTATATTTATCCCGTGACAGCAATGCACTAGCAATGTAATTGTTTTTCTGTGTTTATCCTTTGAAATTATGAGTTTTTAGATTGTTCGTAATCCTCATATTCCAAGTCAGTCTGAAAACTTGACAATGGAACAGGTGTACCAAAGCAGAGGCCAAAATGTTTATATTATGTGATAACAGATACTGCTGATTACCTTACAACACTGCAATTTTTGGCTAATTTCTACTGCCTTTCATTTTTTGGTCAAGTTTAGTATGGTTGACATGTCAGACAAGTGAAAATCAAGCCATCCCTTATTTACTTCTCACTATAATGCAACTGAACTTGGAAAGCTTTACTAGATAATACAAATAGTACAAGAATATAAACTTACAGAGCTGAGCATGATAAGATCTACAATTTCTGCCCTTGACATTGGTAATCCATAATGCAATGGAAGAACTCTGCCCCATGCATGTTAGAATCATCTAGCCGGTTATATTTTTCACATGAAGATCACTGCAAAGCTTCAATAGCTGAATGTTCTGATGATTGGTTGTAGCTGTATATAGATATAACAAACAAACATTTACAAGCAGCTCTTATTCATTACATGGATGCTCTGCAGTTATATGATACCCaattcttcaagaacttgtaTGAGTCTATTAGAGGTGGACAATCTTGGAATGGTGGTTTCATGATGATGTATGCCTGCAGAAACTTTACTAGCCTCATCCaggaccctcttcttcttctttgtttttcttggcTGTTGGCATGGTATGGTAATGCTTTGTCCATTGGGTTCCAGCATATCCCTTCGTCCCAGGCTTCCAGGTCAAGAATCATGGCACGCCATGCGGTTAGGTCCTCCATTGTCATCTTATCAAGAACTAGATTGTGTTTTTTTCATGTACCCAGAGTTGGTGGGCAAGTTCACCAAGCTGCTTGTGATGAATATGTCTGATTCAGTATGGTGACTCCATTAAATGATCTAAGTATTCATCTGCTTCAGCAACACACACAGTCAAGGATGAAGAGTTCCAGAGAATTGTTGCTTTTGCTGTTATAAAAACTGAAGATTATATGAGTTCATTAAAACAGGTCATCGGAAAGTTAGTCATCTAAAGAATGGTTCTGCAGCTGTCCAAACTTGATCGCAAGACATGTTAGTGCTTCTCCAATTTAAATGTTGCCTTTTGATCATAAAAGTGACATTATGGCTTCATTTCAATCCATCTGCAACTTCATGAAAGAAGACATTTGCTTCTGCAATGCCCTGATATGCATTTGAACAATACCCTGTGATTTCTGAAGCCAAACTACTTTCCACGTTGAATCCATATGAAAGCTTACAAAGTTTTCCTGAGCCACACGATGAATTCATTACGAGGATCCAAGGGACGAGACCCCGCTCGCCTCCCTACCCTACCCCCAGCGGCCTGGATGCCCGTGGTGAATGGGAGTAGGTGCTGGGAAACTTGTTCCTAAAAGCTTTACTAGCTTTGGATGGTAAGGGAGGGTACACTAGCACCCTTTCtctttatctttctctttctcccatgAAATGGTTTTGCTGCCCTTCTCTATATGAAACCTTTTTGGAGTACCATACTGTCATTGTTGTGCTCCTCAATCCCCCCTTACCCTATCTAatatatgtcaaatttcttaAGCTcactttggtatgattttatttttaaaattaaattgatttcttgaaataagtcaactaatatatttttatcaaaaaattgaAGCTGCTCAGTTTTAAACATTGAAAAAGTTTCTGGAATAAGAAATCCATTTGACAACTCTTAACTTTTTGAAAATAGatttcatctcttttttcttcttttttgggtgcAAGAATCCATCTTCATAAGAGTGAGATGGgaatggggtggggtggggtggggtggggtgggtgggggagggggagggtggGCTGGGCTGCAACTACAAAAACGAAACTGTGGTAGCAGAAACCTTCTCAGCAAaggatgaaggaagaagaaaatgggccACCAAATAGAGTTATATGCTCcactccacatttttttttcttcaagaaaCCCAGTCCATCCagaccctgtttcacccctagtatTGGCGATAGCCAATTACTTCTGAattccaatccttaaatcttTGATCCCCATCATTGACTGAAAGGTCATATTATACTCAAAattcaaccaaaaataaaaaataaaaaataaaaaaaattattatttttttatactaaATATTCATTGGGTTGCATCAACATTATTGAATCCAATTCTGTGGTCACTTAGTTTCCTAGCCCTCTTAaatgcaatatttttttttgggtgaatgaaaaaatatattcaacaaaacgccaaaattttcaaggacataaggagagagagagagagagagagagagagagagagagagagagagagagagagagagaatgaatgaGGACCAATATGAATAGAAGGGGTCACCTGGGGGGATTAAATAATGGAAAGAGACTAGAATGCTCCAACAAGAGAATTTTTGGACTGATACTATCCCAAATCTGTTGAAGGGTTCATGATTTTCCAGCCTAAAACCTAAGGTTCCTCTCATACAAAACATGCTAAATggtagtatagaaaactagtttTGTAATACCCCTAATTTTTCTTTGACTTAGTCCAACATTGACCTGAAGTGATGAGTCAGCTGATGATGAAGTAGTCAAAGTCAATGTTTGTAATGGATGAAGTGGCAGTCAAATGTAGACTTGTCAACCAAAGTCTAAGATTCTTTGGCCTTATCACCACTCCAGTTTTGGTaagtttttaaatgtttttgaatttgcaaattttcttttttagattcaTATCTTTTATTGTAATTATGTGGTGAGGCATAACTGTTTTTTTGGTTGTCGGTCACTTATAGAAACTTCCAATTTGCCTTACCATTATTGTCTattataaatcatattaaatattgtattttatctccccacctcacattatttccttatttggtttatacatttatggttgattttcaaaccaccttatatattatgctaattattcaaattcatgcAATTATGATTTGACACATAGATTACTATCATTTTAATTATACTAACTTAGTGATgtatttttccccttccttgtgAGATTCAAATCAAGGGGGTAAATTGATTATCATCTTCCAATTCCTTATAAGACTCAAATCAAAGGGGGGGGGGNNNNNNNNNNNNNNNNNNNNNNNNNNNNNNNNNNNNNNNNNNNNNNNNNNNNNNNNNNNNNNNNNNNNNNNNNNNNNNNNNNNNNNNNNNNNNNNNNNNNNNNNNNNNNNNNNNNNNNNNNNNNNNNNNNNNNNNNNNNNNNNNNNNNNNNNNNNNNNNNNNNNNNNTTTAACCTTCTATGAAAGTGTAAGTGGTTTAATTTACTCTCTACATatggttttctttttatataattattaacatgtggtataaaaattaatttgtatggttatatattaaatgatttattctttctttagaattgtaaatttattttctcatgaaatttatctatttattggGTTTTGCAtttcacgtttaataaatgaaagcatattataaattttgatttatatgcatttcattttctttttggatttgtAATTGTTACATTATGTCCTTATGTAGAtttttggatgatatatgcTATTATTGAGTGCATTTTATTTGTGCGAAAACCTCACTAACGATCAAGGTCACAGTACTGTGTGAGCCGTAGTACGGTACGAGGTGATAGAGTGTGTTTTATGCTTTACAAAAACCAATAGTGTGATTGTAATATCTTGCATATGAGAAGGATGTGGATCAAGGTCATAACACGGTGTGAGCCGTAGTATGGTACATGGTGGATGTGGATCAAGGTCATAGTACGGTGTGAGTTGTAGTACGGTACATGGACACATTCCATTCCCATATGTTGGAATTATTATTGAGATTATGAATTATTTAAATGAGTTAACACACCGATCAAGGTCATAGTACGGTATGAGCAATAGTACGGTAAGGGATGGTGGTGTTAAATTTCATTGATAATGATTTGTGATATCTATTATTGTTTGATTGActtgttagattttatttttattttaataatagttcacatttcatctaaaatagaaaactctatttttttttttttttaacttgtgtAAATTGTGTTTTCCGCCATTTACTAAGCTTACTCCTTATAATATTTCAGATGATGAGATTGAAAATCATGAAGAGGGAGATGAGGAGCCTATTGCATATCTATGGTCTAACAAAGATGAGAGTGGTTTTGACTTGGGTGGAggttatttctagtttttttttttttgatcctatatttctttagtttttctttaAACTCTTTAGTAAGACTGATGGACCTTTAATGTTATTTCCTTTTAAACCTTCCTATGGGGgaagtttcttttattttgttatttaatatttaaaactTTTGCTGTACTTTTCTATGAATTAATTGcatctttgtatttattttattttgtttattcctATGGTTTGTGGAAATCCATACCGATTTATTCCCTAAAATGAAATCGATCTTGGATCACCAACGACCAAACTCCTAGACAGGATTCGAGATTGTTACAAGTTTACCCACTCAACAACATGCGTTAACTTTGAATGATAAGTTTACCCACCTCCATTCATTTTCAAAATCTAGAATCTGGCGATGGAGAGGTCAACATTTCTTCAGGATGCCCACCCAAAGAGATTGAGAAAAACCATAATCGAAGAAGAGATACAACCGATTTCTGCCCATTCTAGCAATAGATGCATGAAGAAGAGACTCCAATCGCCTTGGCCTGAAGAAAATCCATTGTAGGCAAGGCACGAGAGATTTCTCACTTTTAGTGCAAGATCCCGTATTCCTCAAGAACCTGCAAAATACAAATCATAAACTGACTTGGACGAATCTTCTGAAAagaggctccgatgcctaagtcaaatctCAAGCTCCAGTTATAATCTTTGATCAAATCTTAATCTTATGAGAGTCTTACCTCATCGATTTGTTGTGCCTCCTTTATACAACGATTTCCTAAACTGGCCAATCTTATAACAGTTAACTTGACCATGGTTCAAGCTGACCAAAACCTAGTTAAATAACCGTCTAACTCTCGTGTGGTTAAGTTGGGGGATGCGATTAAGATCAGGGGCAACCCTACCAACGTTGTCACACTTATACTGACTTGGATTCCTTCATCTAATGAAACGAGATACGGGCGTTCTGAGCATAGTAGGTGTTAGTCCATGTTGAGATCAGGTTTCATACTATCAATCACTGTGGTCGAATCTATCCGTGATGACCATAGAGCTCGGTTCAAGATTAGTCGACCAATCAATAGATTTCCTACAAATATGGTATATCACTCACCAAGGAATGAAACCATGCTTCAGAATATTTCTTGAAACCAAATAAGAGTAGACCAAGGAACCACTGGGTGCTTGACAAGAACCAGATTCCAAGCGGAAGAATAAGAGAATCTTCTAGAGGGGGGGAAGCATTCCAAATAACCAAATCGCCACTACCTCAAGGCCTCCTTGGGATGGAGGGAAGGGCTACCCAACTAGCAAGaaggaagaggggaagaggTAGGTCTAGGACGCCATTGCCCATCATTAAGGATCTAAGAAATTGGGGCCAAGCGGTTCAATCCAGCATCATATCTAATATGAACACCATAGCGGTCAAGGATAATTCCATAAGGATGCCATGGATCACCAAggatccactttttttttttttttaataagaaattcattgccaagaagatggaagaggaaAAATACAAATCCCAaagggaaaggggaaaaaaattaagaagccAAAACAGCTACACACCTGGGCCAAATCGAGAGACTCCAGCTGAAAGTGAGGAATGATCAAAAGGACCACACCCCTACCAACCTCTAACCACGCATACTTCTTCgtcaacaagaaaagaaaacagctCAAAAAATTCAATCATTTGTGCCAACTCCTAGTAACTCCGTTGCCCTTCTTTCCACTTTTGAGTGTTGGGAGAAAACACCCAAATTCCAAGATGATTCTTTGAGGCAATGGAAGGACTTACCCCATTCATATGCACGACTTCATATGGAACAAAGGAATCTATCATAAAAATTGTACTATCAAATGTTTATGGGGTTGTCACATTGGAGGACAATAGAGAGCTCACCAGAGAAAGATGGAGCTTCAACAAGGGACAACGAAGGAGAGCAATGGTCCAAAGTTCAAGCCGAATAACAATGGCGAGGATCAAGGTCaaggtttgggtttgggttgggtGACTTGATTCATTTTGATTtcaggaaaattatcttgtaccacttctattttttaaatttatctgAGATACTAcggtaaaatataaaaaatagtatatatacattatttttaaaaaaatattatatatacattatttttaaaaaaatataattactcTTAAACCCATTCCATTAGCTCACAAGCGTCAAGTGAGTGATGATGTGTCACATTTGGAATATTTTAAATGACAAGTTATTTTACCCTGTTGAATAATAAACCCATCTCCTTTCCATTTCATCGGTTGCTGGTCTCGGTTGAACAGAAGAGAAAACACATGTGCCATCGTCGttcttcttctccgtctctAGCTGCTGGTCTCTGTGGAACAAAACAGGGAAACAGAGGCTTCAACTCCCCATTCTAGTAATCGGTTCATCTCTGTCTCACCTCGAAGAAGTTATTGGCTCGATTA from Macadamia integrifolia cultivar HAES 741 chromosome 14, SCU_Mint_v3, whole genome shotgun sequence encodes the following:
- the LOC122060449 gene encoding uncharacterized protein LOC122060449, with the protein product MESFNETSGFRYNPSSEAMVDLDGDREFSGLLEIFVHHARNIHNICIYNKQDVYAKFSLTYSPDETLSTRIINGGGKNPEFNENLRMKITQLDAVLKCEIWMLSRARNYMEDQLLGFTLVPMSLVAGKGKVSQDFTLSSTDLFHSPAGTVKMTLFLDTSLPVNSSAKSFSDSPTNSSISSEVVLLDPKNSEELDPVEYGRIEFPDINVVKENQKMVSEYFNIADHSAASRLSVVGPASFLHLGACSESVDDYDMTVNSSEENYGGSISPSGSKQNSGFFSTTTSLSDDRNSVDSMEKKSHVASDIPNSNVEAHQISRASPDTPTSKKGIDREEKEASFTSKEEEDGSKDNLHPVELGPAFTAPLGNINLEAEQNAMQRQIVDMYMRSMQQFTESLEKMKLPMDLDKLEPDKNGVVIHTHNKNLETDKKKKDGSRVFYGSRAFF